The Zerene cesonia ecotype Mississippi chromosome 11, Zerene_cesonia_1.1, whole genome shotgun sequence sequence ATAGGTATTAACCGCGGCTTCGACTGCGTAATAAAAAGACGTACGATTTAAAAAGTAGGATAATAATGGAGAGCGACACAATATCTCCAGACACGAATTGGTACGACTCTACATCGCGTAATAAAAACCAACTAACAAACAgataagattataattttttcattcagGATATCctatttaaatgctttttatccattttgaaaaaaaatgttaatatttcgtCTTTATTTCCGCATTACAATTCAAAAGTCAGCTGTCAATTGTCACTGTCATACATTCACATCATTTTTTGTCTCATGTATCGATAGGGTTTAGGTACCTATTATGTCGTAGGTGAAGTTATCAGTATTgcaaaaaagaataattaaataacagagATTTGCAACcctattatgattaaatatttatctacctTAATATATAACCCCTAGGTAGTGATTTTTAACAGTCAAGCAAATAAATACCgtgtgtataaaatacatagttGGGTAATTATGGAAAATTGCGAAAATACATTATCGACAACAAATAAAGGTAAGAATGTCTGTTTCATTTGTCGATTTCTTTTTCATTGATAAACTtaagcattattattttttcagtacCATTCGACCCTGGCTGGAATGACCCCCCTACTTTCACTTATAACGCCCAGCAAACCACTCCGAGCAGACCAcgaaattttctaaataaaagagTAGCATTCCCAGTATCAAACAATGCTGGTGTACCTTCAGGGGTACCTGTAACTATTCCCTCTATACCAGCAGCAATGCCCATCTCACCGATGGTACCACCACCTGTGTCAAATATAGCAACAATCATTGAACCTCAAGAAAAAGTTCAAATTGATTGTGGAAAAATATTAGAAGAAGTAAAAGATGCATTATTGGAGATTTTAGGTGATAGCAGTGAGTTGGGTTCTAAGGCAGAGAGcataagaaagaaaattagCTTAATGGAGGATATGTGGACGAGTGGGAAGTTAAATACACAAGTTCAAATACGAATGCAAGAATTAACCCGAGGTAAagcaaacttttaaaatagttactGTTTTGATATGATGTAATCATATCAAACAATTACCAGTAAATATGCAAGACCGGAGgaccatatccttttccttacccttcccagtcctttcctttattcttctcCCCAATCTTTTCTTAACccatttccaatttaaagtcggcaatctatttgtagacGCGTAAGGCCTGCatgaaatgtttatgggtggtggtagcgcttaccatcaggcgtcccaccagctccattgccgactgtgacataaaaataaaacaaaaatttattaataatattttgaatttaaaaattctaaaatgcgTTTTTGTAACTTAATAACATTCCAgaaatgacaataaaatagcaatatatatttcagcTCTCAAAGAGGATAAGCCAGACAAAGCTGATGAAATCCACAAAGGTCTTATGGTAGACCATGTGAGTTTAGTGGGAATTTGGATGCCTGGtgtcaaacaaataatttacaattgcaTAGCCCGGACTGAACTATTGGCTATTGATAAAGAGTAAATgtgatttatatagataagttaaatgttaaaattgttcCAGAAAATAGTCATATATTAGCATTTAAtgctttatttctatataatttgtttgtttgcttaaaacttataagtattaaattttttttttcgaattatTCCTTTATATATGgagtaagtatatataaatgacaGAATTACTAAGGCTGACAccctgtttaattttatttttcttttctgcgaattttttgtgattttttttctatattatggtaaaaaatgaaaatgtatggtgtaaataaaataaaaaacaaatattttatttctttcaaattgttttatttcttgatCATTAACACACCATTCTCTGCACTTCTGCActgataaaatatgtactgaACTAAGTAATCATTAGATGGATGTAtacaaaaaagcaaatattatgAAGTTGAAGTGTTCTTTTTTGATGCACTAATTTTAGGAACAACTATATGGTTTTCGGAAATCTTTTcacttttgaatatatatgtgACCCCTGAGTG is a genomic window containing:
- the LOC119830427 gene encoding steroid receptor RNA activator 1-like, which produces MENCENTLSTTNKVPFDPGWNDPPTFTYNAQQTTPSRPRNFLNKRVAFPVSNNAGVPSGVPVTIPSIPAAMPISPMVPPPVSNIATIIEPQEKVQIDCGKILEEVKDALLEILGDSSELGSKAESIRKKISLMEDMWTSGKLNTQVQIRMQELTRALKEDKPDKADEIHKGLMVDHVSLVGIWMPGVKQIIYNCIARTELLAIDKE